From one Xiphophorus hellerii strain 12219 chromosome 18, Xiphophorus_hellerii-4.1, whole genome shotgun sequence genomic stretch:
- the bace2 gene encoding beta-secretase 2: MENIALFSIWAFVLSLNFGATDCYFSIPLKIYPGKYNFTTEANLSSVRVVALKSDGEGLSLASDPSGTVNFLDMVDNLQGDSGRGYYIEMSIGTPGQKLNILVDTGSSNFAVAAAPHPFITRYFNTALSSTFQSTGRSVAVRYTQGNWEGVLGTDLVSLPKGPNGTIAINIAAIQLSDGFFLPGINWQGILGLAYPVLSRPDSSVEPFFNSVVKQLGIPDTFSLQMCGAGLSASSAVDPPAGSLIMGGAEPTLYQGSIWYTPIVEEWYYQVEVLKLEVGDQRLNLDCKEYNADKAIVDSGTTMLRLPINVFNAVVEAITRSSRIENFSSGFWDGTKLACWKKDENSMELFPNLSIYLRATNTSQSFRITILPQLYIQPIADTENDLECFRFGMSPSSNGLVIGATVMEGFYVVFDRTQKKLGFALSSCAVSDGEPLSEIAGPFSAADVAADCSGGMLKEPVMWVISYALVAVCALILIGLLLLLLPCRHRDRGEITDESSLVRHRIK, encoded by the exons ATGGAAAACATTGCTTTGTTTTCGATTTGGGCATTTGTTTTAAGTCTCAATTTCGGAGCGACGGACTGTTACTTTTCAATACCGCTGAAAATTTACCCGGGGAAATATAATTTCACCACTGAGGCCAATTTGTCTTCTGTCCGGGTGGTAGCGCTGAAATCAGATGGAGAAGGTCTCTCTCTGGCCTCTGATCCAAGCGGTACGGTCAACTTTCTGGACATGGTCGACAACCTGCAAGGGGACTCTGGAAGAGGCTACTACATAGAGATGTCTATTGGCACTCCTGGCCAAAAG CTCAACATCCTGGTGGATACAGGCAGCAGTAACTTTGCTGTGGCTGCTGCTCCACACCCATTCATTACGCGCTACTTCAACACTGCACT CTCTAGTACCTTCCAGTCAACTGGTCGCTCAGTAGCTGTCAGGTACACACAAGGCAACTGGGAAGGTGTTCTGGGAACTGATCTCGTCTCCTTGCCCAAAGGCCCAAATGGAACCATTGCTATCAACATTGCCGCCATCCAGTTATCAGACGGCTTCTTCTTACCTGGAATCAACTGGCAAGGCATCCTGGGGCTGGCCTACCCAGTGCTGTCACGG CCCGACTCCTCCGTGGAGCCGTTCTTCAACTCTGTGGTGAAGCAGCTGGGAATTCCCGACACGTTTTCTCTGCAAATGTGCGGGGCTGGACTGTCAGCCAGCAGCGCAGTCGACCCTCCTGCTGGCAGTCTT ataaTGGGTGGAGCTGAACCAACTTTGTACCAAGGGTCAATTTGGTACACACCTATCGTAGAGGAGTGGTACTACCAAGTGGAAGTTTTGAAACTGGAAGTTGGAGACCAGAGACTGAATCTGGATTGTAAGGAG TATAACGCAGATAAAGCCATAGTTGACAGCGGGACGACAATGCTGAGACTTCCTATCAATGTCTTCAATGCGGTGGTTGAAGCCATCACACGCAGCTCTCGG ATCGAGAATTTCTCTTCAGGGTTCTGGGATGGCACCAAGCTTGCATGCTGGAAGAAGGACGAGAACTCCATGGAGCTTTTCCCAAATCTTTCAATTTACCTGAGAGCCACCAACACCAGTCAGTCTTTCCGCATTACCATCCTGCCTCAG CTTTACATCCAGCCGATCGCAGACACAGAAAACGACCTGGAATGCTTCCGTTTCGGTATGTCCCCATCATCGAACGGCCTGGTGATCGGCGCCACTGTTATGGAAGGTTTCTATGTTGTGTTCGACCGCACCCAGAAGAAACTGGGCTTCGCACTCAGCAGCTGTGCAG TGAGTGACGGAGAGCCTCTCTCAGAGATCGCTGGGCCCTTCTCAGCAGCAGACGTGGCAGCAGACTGCTCCGGCGGCATGCTGAAGGAGCCCGTCATGTGGGTGATCTCCTACGCCCTGGTGGCAGTCTGCGCCCTGATCCTCAtcggcctgctgctgctgctgctgccctgCAGGCACCGTGACCGCGGGGAGATCACAGACGAGTCCTCACTGGTGCGGCATCGCATCAAGTGA
- the LOC116708120 gene encoding transmembrane protease serine 3-like — translation MEAAVSLIPSAECNSSKASSGRISQDMLCAAESEPGAGMCHPDSGGHLVSQTDGLWWLSGDGVWGEHCNGQNKPGVYTNIKHHLNWIHQQMQRHQDV, via the exons ATGGAGGCTGCGGTGTCACTCATCCCCTCTGCAGAGTGCAACAGCTCCAAGGCGTCCAGCGGCAGGATATCGCAGGATATGCTCTGTGCCGCAGAGTCAGAACCCGGAGCCGGCATGTGCCAT CCTGACAGTGGCGGTCACCTGGTTTCCCAGACGGATGGACTGTGGTGGCTCTCAGGTGATGGTGTATGGGGCGAACACTGCAATGGACAGAATAAACCAGGTGTCTACACCAACATCAAACACCATCTGAACTGGATCCATCAACAGATGCAG AGGCATCAAGATGTCTGA